In Anaerolineales bacterium, a genomic segment contains:
- a CDS encoding 30S ribosomal protein S21, producing MAKVVLRSNESQEQLLKRFRKSVAKSGILSTVRRKRWHVSKSELRRIQKKKAIRRARRKQQRTYG from the coding sequence ATGGCGAAAGTCGTCCTCCGCTCGAACGAGTCGCAGGAACAACTCTTAAAGCGCTTCCGTAAATCGGTGGCGAAGAGCGGTATCCTCAGCACGGTGCGTCGCAAGCGTTGGCATGTGTCCAAAAGCGAACTGCGTCGCATCCAGAAGAAGAAGGCGATCCGTCGGGCGCGTCGTAAACAACAACGTACCTACGGGTAG
- a CDS encoding SDR family oxidoreductase yields MRVLITGGAGFLGSHLADRFLAEGHTVLAMDNLLTGSTDNIAHLIAHPQFTYIQHDISESIPIEGTLDAVLNFASPASPIDYLKFPIETLKVGSHGTLNGLEVAKKHGARFLMASTSEIYGDPLVHPQTEDYWGNVSTIGPRGCYDEAKRYAESLVMAYHRTHGVDTRIVRIFNTYGERMRLDDGRVVPNFVGQAIRQEPLTIYGDGMQTRSFCYVSDLIDGIYRLLMLERSGESMYPVNIGNPVELSILEFAKVVNMITDNPGGVVFKHQERIEGDPQTRKPDISRARRLLGWEPNVLLPEGLERTIRYFETRVNP; encoded by the coding sequence GTGCGTGTTCTGATCACTGGCGGGGCAGGGTTTCTTGGCTCACATCTAGCAGATCGGTTTCTTGCCGAAGGGCATACTGTCCTTGCCATGGACAACCTTCTCACGGGAAGTACCGATAACATTGCGCATCTTATAGCACACCCCCAGTTCACCTATATTCAACACGATATTTCCGAGTCGATTCCCATTGAGGGGACACTGGATGCCGTCCTGAACTTTGCCAGCCCCGCCAGCCCGATTGATTATTTGAAGTTTCCCATCGAAACCCTCAAAGTAGGCTCGCACGGGACGCTGAACGGGCTTGAGGTGGCAAAAAAGCATGGGGCGCGGTTTCTGATGGCGTCCACCTCGGAAATCTACGGCGATCCACTCGTCCACCCCCAAACGGAAGATTATTGGGGCAATGTCAGCACCATCGGTCCGCGTGGCTGCTATGACGAGGCAAAACGCTACGCCGAGTCGCTGGTCATGGCGTACCACCGCACGCATGGGGTGGATACACGTATCGTGCGCATCTTCAATACCTATGGGGAGCGGATGCGCCTTGATGATGGGCGTGTCGTCCCCAATTTTGTCGGGCAGGCTATCCGCCAAGAGCCGCTCACCATCTATGGCGACGGGATGCAGACACGCAGTTTTTGCTATGTCAGCGACCTGATCGATGGTATTTACCGCTTGCTGATGCTCGAACGCTCCGGTGAATCGATGTACCCAGTCAATATTGGCAACCCGGTTGAACTCTCAATCTTAGAGTTTGCTAAGGTCGTGAACATGATTACGGATAATCCCGGCGGAGTCGTGTTCAAACACCAAGAGCGCATCGAAGGCGACCCCCAAACGCGCAAGCCAGACATCAGCCGCGCCCGACGCCTTCTTGGTTGGGAGCCAAACGTCCTTCTTCCCGAAGGGTTAGAGCGGACGATTCGCTATTTTGAGACGCGGGTAAACCCTTAA
- a CDS encoding threonine/serine exporter family protein: protein MPATQPDTKSAITAPAATQPPLNAQELAEVLRVSMCFGLLMLGNGASSHRTEQTMRRVAEIMGAAAIEPYVTPTGIIASIYSGENHRTMIRRVLTLAVDMNKVAALESLSRNMPPNPTTTAISAKLDAIEALTHQFSRRQIILAVALACGAFAILIGGGAFEFIAAAAGAAVAQRGRFWMASLHFTPIPTTIVCAALATLVAQIVIDLLIPLAPAFGVTVVPAFAVIASVLLLVPGVPLVTAVLDLTYFDLVSGIVRATWAALLFGSIAIGMLTILVWTGLRII from the coding sequence ATGCCAGCGACACAGCCCGACACGAAATCGGCAATCACCGCACCAGCAGCGACGCAGCCCCCCCTCAACGCGCAAGAGCTTGCCGAGGTGCTGCGGGTCTCCATGTGTTTTGGGCTGCTCATGCTTGGCAACGGGGCATCCAGCCACCGCACCGAACAAACGATGCGGCGCGTTGCGGAGATCATGGGGGCGGCTGCCATTGAACCTTATGTCACGCCGACAGGGATCATCGCCTCCATTTACAGCGGCGAAAACCACCGCACGATGATCCGCCGTGTGCTGACCCTTGCCGTAGACATGAACAAGGTTGCCGCGCTGGAATCGCTTTCCCGAAACATGCCCCCCAACCCCACGACGACAGCGATCAGCGCCAAACTGGATGCCATTGAAGCGCTGACCCATCAGTTTTCGCGCCGCCAAATCATCCTTGCCGTTGCCCTTGCTTGTGGCGCGTTTGCCATTCTGATCGGCGGCGGGGCGTTTGAATTTATCGCGGCGGCAGCGGGGGCGGCGGTGGCTCAGCGGGGGCGCTTTTGGATGGCCTCCCTCCACTTTACGCCCATCCCTACAACGATTGTCTGTGCCGCCCTTGCCACCCTCGTCGCCCAGATCGTCATTGATTTATTGATTCCACTCGCCCCTGCCTTTGGCGTCACGGTGGTCCCCGCCTTTGCCGTCATTGCCTCTGTGCTGCTGCTTGTGCCGGGCGTCCCGCTGGTGACTGCCGTCCTTGACCTCACCTATTTCGATCTCGTTTCAGGGATTGTGCGGGCAACATGGGCGGCGCTGCTGTTTGGGAGCATTGCCATTGGGATGCTCACCATCCTTGTCTGGACAGGGTTGAGGATTATCTAG
- a CDS encoding ABC transporter permease, producing MNLGWAIRLAARRLAANWRTLLTIIAGVVLAAGVGALIPLYSAAVAQVSMVEALANHPLNEVNITASVALVPRKSGYSERLPAYDQTFRGILQDAFTPFPGWLSLITAYAETSALDVIPPTEDASASRAFLAYYEGWTERVSLISGRYPTEAPNDPAADVEIVIPFEAHNNLNLPLESIIVLDQGGARGGWDSSRNIRARIVGVAEPPPIGRDPYFMSPAPTRYTSLKGDYAAEYPVLTTRPDLERVATQFIPDTPTRAGWRVGFDPTALSFTALPDARRALLGVFNGVKGALSADGEFDLAFLYATKLIDYQVTGGESRDVGHLLAFEMAIRSLDAPFGLLLLQIGALVLFFLIVTAALVRRGERREIAMLQSRGAADRGVIVVRGFEAFLICTVGAVAAPFLAQGLLVAITPFFARYPNLPLALTPTVFLYSAAAAAAAFLALISTLRPVLRLPLIAAGGAASRSGRQAWWQRYYVDVIVAVLGMAALLRLVGRETPLFRTATGGSASDPFLLLAPGLLFLGLGSILLRVFPIIAAGAARFLAAGRGLIGSLATWQLARESLHYGRITFLLALAVGIGWFATSFRATVDRSQSDQARYRVGTDVRFNERDVTLNAARARDLERYEALPGVATAAISWRRANLNVQPNAGDAALFATLFGVDPAHFGEVIHWRPDLGTVALPEPVELPERGVLLPFAPAQLSLWARFDMPSFEGRFSADVDRLLNRITLNLRFLDAAGVWVNIPLTLVETEYVSTGAVQPGAGGGGDFTTSGWVRYVADVAALAHQPTAPLRLISIHWTHRGRSAQGERFLRLTLAALRGREANGAWQPLDLFRDERWAFAYDSGAFSEGTVVNTREDRGDSLVVQWDQTAATARMGVLLNYLPLRELPMIASHSLAERLRLQPGQRFTTRNVEGVAITFRFIGVQAYYPALFDATLQEDVWREDAERQAFLITDRDTLLYTLNRRPSAALYADEVWIKTLPGVEAESILDAARPADRTAALLNPVTLSGALVTLQTDPLSRGLLGLMLLAFLLAMALSIVGLTTYTALTAVNRKSEFGILRALGLPSMGVIGQLAFEVAFVVGMGVILGAALGILLSDQVVPRLALDASGSQITPPFIVAVETVALAQYGGVLAAVILGVVVFSLFLVRRLSLTQTLRLGED from the coding sequence ATGAATCTCGGCTGGGCGATCCGCTTGGCGGCACGACGCTTAGCGGCGAATTGGCGAACATTGCTGACGATCATAGCTGGTGTGGTTCTGGCGGCGGGGGTGGGGGCGCTGATTCCGCTCTATTCTGCTGCTGTTGCCCAAGTGAGCATGGTTGAAGCACTGGCAAACCACCCCCTCAATGAGGTCAACATCACCGCCAGCGTCGCTCTTGTCCCCCGCAAATCCGGCTATAGCGAACGCCTTCCGGCGTATGATCAAACCTTTCGCGGTATTCTTCAGGATGCCTTCACCCCCTTTCCCGGCTGGCTCAGCCTAATTACGGCATACGCCGAAACAAGCGCCCTTGATGTGATCCCTCCCACCGAGGATGCCTCCGCTAGCCGCGCCTTCCTTGCCTATTATGAAGGCTGGACGGAGCGCGTCAGCTTGATCAGCGGGCGCTACCCCACCGAAGCACCTAACGACCCCGCTGCCGATGTGGAAATTGTGATTCCCTTCGAGGCGCACAACAATTTGAACCTCCCCCTTGAGAGCATCATTGTTTTAGATCAGGGCGGGGCGCGGGGCGGGTGGGATAGCAGCCGGAACATTCGCGCCCGCATCGTTGGCGTTGCCGAGCCGCCTCCCATCGGGCGCGATCCCTATTTCATGTCCCCCGCCCCGACGCGCTACACCTCTCTGAAGGGCGATTACGCTGCTGAATACCCCGTCCTGACAACGCGCCCCGACCTAGAGCGCGTCGCCACCCAGTTCATCCCCGATACACCGACGCGGGCGGGCTGGCGGGTTGGCTTTGACCCAACGGCGCTCTCCTTCACGGCGCTGCCCGATGCACGCCGAGCGCTTTTGGGCGTATTCAATGGCGTAAAAGGGGCGCTCAGCGCCGATGGCGAGTTTGATCTTGCCTTCCTTTACGCGACCAAGCTGATTGACTATCAGGTGACGGGTGGCGAAAGCCGCGATGTTGGGCATCTCTTGGCGTTTGAAATGGCGATTCGCTCCCTTGATGCGCCGTTTGGGCTGCTGCTATTGCAGATCGGGGCGCTTGTCTTGTTCTTTCTGATCGTCACCGCCGCGCTTGTTCGACGGGGGGAACGGCGCGAGATCGCCATGCTCCAAAGCCGGGGAGCGGCAGATCGTGGGGTGATCGTTGTGCGTGGCTTTGAGGCATTCCTGATCTGCACAGTGGGGGCAGTGGCAGCGCCCTTTTTGGCACAAGGGCTGCTGGTTGCCATCACGCCCTTTTTCGCCCGTTACCCCAATCTTCCCCTCGCCCTGACGCCCACCGTCTTCCTCTACAGCGCGGCGGCGGCGGCAGCAGCATTTCTCGCCCTGATCAGCACATTGCGCCCCGTCCTGCGCCTCCCCCTCATTGCAGCGGGCGGGGCTGCCTCGCGTAGCGGACGGCAAGCGTGGTGGCAGCGCTATTATGTCGATGTGATCGTCGCCGTTTTGGGCATGGCGGCACTCCTTCGCCTTGTTGGGCGGGAGACGCCCCTTTTTAGAACGGCGACGGGCGGCAGCGCCAGTGATCCCTTCTTGCTCCTTGCGCCTGGGTTGCTGTTCCTGGGGTTGGGGAGTATTCTGCTGCGCGTCTTTCCGATCATCGCGGCGGGTGCGGCGCGATTCTTAGCAGCCGGGCGCGGCTTGATCGGATCGTTGGCAACCTGGCAGTTGGCACGGGAGTCCCTCCATTATGGGCGGATCACCTTTCTCTTGGCGCTTGCGGTGGGCATTGGTTGGTTTGCCACCAGTTTTCGGGCGACGGTGGATCGCAGTCAGAGCGATCAGGCACGCTATCGGGTGGGGACGGATGTTCGCTTTAACGAGCGTGATGTAACGCTGAATGCTGCCCGCGCCCGCGATCTGGAGCGCTACGAGGCGCTCCCAGGGGTGGCGACGGCGGCGATCTCGTGGCGGCGGGCAAACCTGAATGTGCAGCCCAACGCGGGCGATGCGGCGCTTTTTGCCACCCTCTTTGGCGTTGACCCAGCACACTTTGGAGAGGTCATTCATTGGCGTCCCGACCTCGGCACGGTGGCGCTTCCAGAGCCGGTGGAACTACCCGAACGAGGGGTGCTGCTCCCCTTCGCACCCGCACAGTTAAGCCTTTGGGCGCGGTTTGATATGCCCTCCTTCGAGGGGCGCTTTTCCGCCGATGTGGATCGCTTGCTTAACCGCATCACCTTAAATCTGCGCTTTTTAGATGCCGCTGGTGTGTGGGTGAACATCCCGCTCACATTGGTGGAAACAGAGTATGTCAGCACGGGGGCAGTCCAACCTGGGGCGGGCGGCGGCGGTGACTTCACCACCAGTGGGTGGGTGCGCTACGTGGCAGATGTGGCGGCACTGGCACACCAACCCACCGCCCCCTTGCGCCTGATCTCCATCCATTGGACGCATCGCGGACGGAGCGCACAAGGGGAGCGCTTCCTTCGCCTGACCTTAGCCGCACTGCGCGGGCGGGAGGCAAATGGGGCATGGCAGCCGCTTGATCTGTTCCGCGATGAACGGTGGGCGTTTGCCTATGATTCCGGCGCGTTCAGCGAAGGGACAGTGGTGAACACGCGGGAAGATCGCGGCGATAGCTTGGTCGTCCAGTGGGATCAAACGGCGGCGACAGCGCGAATGGGTGTGTTATTGAATTACCTCCCCCTCCGTGAACTCCCCATGATCGCCTCGCACAGCCTTGCTGAACGGCTGCGTTTACAGCCCGGGCAGCGCTTTACCACACGCAATGTTGAAGGGGTGGCAATCACCTTCCGCTTTATAGGGGTGCAAGCGTACTACCCGGCGCTCTTTGACGCCACGTTACAAGAAGACGTTTGGCGCGAGGATGCCGAACGACAGGCGTTCCTGATCACAGATCGGGATACCTTGCTCTACACCCTTAACCGCCGCCCAAGCGCTGCCTTATATGCTGATGAGGTGTGGATCAAAACGCTGCCTGGGGTAGAGGCTGAAAGCATTCTCGATGCCGCCCGCCCTGCAGATCGGACGGCGGCGCTCTTGAATCCGGTGACACTCTCCGGGGCGCTGGTGACGCTCCAAACCGACCCACTGAGTCGGGGGCTATTGGGCTTGATGCTCCTCGCCTTTCTATTGGCGATGGCGCTCAGCATTGTGGGACTAACGACCTATACCGCCCTCACCGCCGTAAACCGAAAAAGCGAGTTCGGCATTTTACGAGCGTTGGGGCTGCCCTCGATGGGCGTGATTGGGCAGCTTGCCTTCGAGGTTGCTTTTGTCGTGGGCATGGGTGTAATCTTGGGTGCGGCACTCGGCATATTGCTAAGCGATCAAGTTGTGCCGCGTCTGGCGCTGGATGCCAGCGGGTCGCAGATCACGCCGCCCTTCATCGTGGCGGTGGAAACAGTGGCACTGGCACAGTATGGCGGCGTCTTGGCGGCGGTGATCCTCGGCGTTGTGGTCTTTAGCTTGTTCCTTGTGCGACGGCTCTCGCTGACGCAAACCCTCCGTTTGGGAGAGGATTAG
- a CDS encoding adenylate/guanylate cyclase domain-containing protein: protein MAPASDEVRPPTLSELEPKLRSLLPAKLYAEVWIDPAAKTVEKVFNHLRTLQTILYDYLPRQVAETPPKPGRVDHAWQEGTLMFTDLAGFTPLMEANASLGKTGAESLKTTLNDYFSTMIDIIGKSSGNLLEFTGDAMLIQFPMVRNGRDTAQAVRAALRMQRAMAKYGIIQTANGVLSLGMRIGIHFGRFFTAEIGTPFRMEHVLLGGNVQKTKHAEGAGIVGRVNLTDDAYERVKDRFHIEDGQPGHKLIIDDIQDLDEYEFATPPRRLSRAVLIDRGADALLLEISRVLTIIEPLASYLPRQILNLLVETAGNREIYPDFTTPTVVFVNLIGLPESVDHVQPDEEEGLANSFSRVFGQINAEIEAKGGVLKKVTCHLSGSDIMIFFGVPSAHTDDTLRACKGALKIRAIIEEINENPPIVDGKPISAYCQIGIAKGAVFAAEIGDKRGRREFNVLGDAVNTAARLMGKAARNQILMTPAVYAEVSNHLETEYIGEISLKGKATAMALYSLKARKD from the coding sequence ATGGCGCCGGCATCCGATGAGGTGCGCCCCCCAACCCTGTCGGAGTTAGAGCCAAAGCTGCGCAGCCTGCTGCCGGCTAAGCTCTATGCCGAAGTCTGGATTGATCCAGCGGCAAAAACGGTGGAGAAAGTCTTTAACCATCTGCGGACGCTGCAAACGATCCTTTATGACTATCTCCCTCGCCAAGTGGCAGAAACACCCCCCAAACCCGGGCGAGTCGACCATGCTTGGCAAGAGGGAACGCTTATGTTCACCGACCTTGCCGGGTTTACGCCGCTGATGGAAGCGAATGCCTCCCTCGGAAAGACGGGCGCGGAAAGCCTTAAAACGACCTTGAACGATTACTTCAGTACGATGATTGACATCATCGGAAAATCAAGCGGCAACCTCTTAGAATTTACGGGCGATGCCATGCTGATCCAATTTCCGATGGTGCGTAATGGACGTGACACGGCGCAGGCAGTGCGTGCCGCCCTACGGATGCAGCGGGCAATGGCAAAATACGGCATCATTCAAACGGCGAATGGCGTACTTTCGCTAGGGATGCGGATCGGGATTCACTTTGGACGCTTTTTTACGGCAGAAATTGGCACGCCCTTCCGCATGGAGCATGTGCTGCTTGGTGGCAACGTCCAAAAGACAAAACATGCCGAAGGCGCCGGCATTGTAGGGCGCGTCAACCTCACCGACGATGCCTATGAGCGGGTCAAAGATCGCTTTCATATTGAAGATGGGCAGCCCGGTCATAAGCTGATTATTGATGATATTCAGGATTTGGATGAATATGAATTTGCCACCCCGCCAAGACGCCTTTCGCGGGCAGTTTTAATAGATCGCGGCGCGGACGCCCTCCTTTTGGAAATCAGTCGCGTCTTAACCATCATCGAACCCCTTGCCAGCTACCTTCCGCGCCAAATCTTAAACCTCCTTGTAGAAACAGCCGGCAACCGCGAAATTTACCCTGATTTCACCACGCCGACGGTGGTCTTTGTGAATCTGATTGGCTTGCCTGAATCGGTGGATCACGTTCAGCCAGATGAGGAAGAAGGGCTGGCAAACAGTTTCTCCCGCGTTTTTGGGCAGATCAATGCCGAAATTGAGGCAAAAGGCGGCGTCTTGAAAAAGGTGACCTGCCACCTCTCCGGCTCAGACATTATGATTTTCTTCGGCGTCCCAAGCGCCCACACCGATGATACGCTGCGTGCCTGTAAAGGGGCGCTCAAAATCCGTGCGATCATCGAGGAAATCAACGAAAATCCACCCATTGTAGATGGCAAACCGATCAGCGCGTACTGCCAGATTGGGATTGCAAAGGGGGCGGTCTTTGCCGCCGAAATTGGTGATAAACGCGGGCGGCGCGAGTTCAACGTTCTCGGTGATGCCGTGAACACCGCCGCCCGCCTGATGGGAAAAGCAGCCCGCAACCAAATCCTCATGACGCCTGCTGTCTATGCCGAGGTATCCAATCACCTTGAGACGGAGTACATTGGCGAGATTTCCCTAAAGGGGAAAGCCACCGCAATGGCACTTTACAGCTTGAAGGCGCGGAAAGATTAG
- a CDS encoding S1 RNA-binding domain-containing protein, which translates to MVVTNPVGNADSEFLALLEEYSQFEQPDRGDMITGTIRAIDDIGMIIDVRMKRDAVVSRNDLDRLEGMTFEVGQEIQVVVIHHEDQDGNMVVSVSQARAGEDWVRAEALMNAGEIHESIVADANRGGLIVPFGNLRGFIPASHVADLPRGLDDENRKDFMMSFIGKPIIVKIIEVSRKRRRLVMSQRDAARERRDSSKESLLENLKEGEVRRGRVSGLRDFGAFVDLGGADGLIHISELAWCRVKHPREVLNVGDEIDVYILRLDQDTKRIGLSLKRLQPNPWSLVDTLYHVGQVVEGTVSRVAQFGAFVSLEPGIEALLHANQITDPAPEDPTLHLRDGEKLLMRVISIESHRQRLGLSLKDVTDEERERWAAGGGVDEPEAGQQDIPNIETPDELSPVESESV; encoded by the coding sequence ATGGTTGTCACCAATCCTGTAGGGAATGCGGACTCTGAGTTTTTGGCGCTCTTGGAGGAATATTCTCAATTTGAGCAGCCAGACCGGGGCGACATGATCACCGGGACAATCCGGGCAATTGATGATATAGGGATGATCATTGATGTGCGGATGAAGCGCGATGCCGTTGTCTCGCGCAACGATCTGGACCGCTTGGAAGGAATGACCTTCGAGGTGGGGCAGGAAATTCAGGTCGTCGTGATTCATCACGAAGATCAGGATGGGAACATGGTCGTATCCGTTTCGCAGGCGCGGGCAGGCGAAGACTGGGTGCGGGCAGAGGCGCTGATGAACGCCGGGGAAATCCACGAAAGCATCGTTGCCGATGCCAACCGGGGCGGTCTGATCGTCCCCTTTGGCAACTTGCGGGGGTTTATTCCCGCCAGCCATGTTGCCGATCTGCCGCGTGGTTTGGATGATGAAAATCGCAAAGACTTCATGATGTCGTTCATTGGCAAGCCCATTATCGTCAAAATTATTGAAGTGAGCCGCAAACGCCGCCGCTTGGTGATGAGCCAGCGCGACGCCGCCCGCGAACGCCGCGACAGCAGCAAGGAATCGCTGTTGGAAAACCTTAAAGAAGGCGAAGTTCGGCGTGGGCGCGTCAGCGGGCTGCGCGATTTTGGCGCGTTCGTTGATCTGGGCGGGGCGGATGGCTTGATTCACATCAGCGAGTTGGCGTGGTGCCGCGTGAAGCACCCCCGCGAAGTGTTGAATGTGGGCGATGAGATCGATGTTTACATCCTCCGGCTGGATCAGGACACAAAACGGATTGGGCTGTCGCTGAAGCGTCTGCAACCGAACCCCTGGTCGTTGGTCGATACGCTTTACCATGTTGGGCAGGTTGTTGAAGGAACGGTCAGCCGTGTTGCCCAGTTTGGGGCGTTTGTCAGCCTAGAGCCGGGCATTGAGGCGCTGCTTCATGCCAACCAGATTACCGACCCCGCCCCCGAAGACCCCACCCTTCACCTCCGTGATGGCGAAAAGCTGTTGATGCGCGTGATCAGCATTGAAAGCCACCGTCAGCGTTTGGGCTTAAGCCTGAAAGACGTTACGGACGAGGAACGCGAACGGTGGGCGGCGGGCGGCGGTGTTGATGAACCTGAGGCAGGGCAGCAAGATATCCCCAATATAGAAACCCCAGACGAACTGTCCCCCGTTGAATCGGAGAGCGTCTGA
- a CDS encoding HAD-IA family hydrolase, with product MLPDLAPYSILSLDVFDTALWRRVLSPTDVFPLAAERANLPGVAPTRFRAARIAAEAEARRRASDEITLDAIYAVLGDALHLSLQTLNTLKAAEIETERALSRPNPTILAFYEQAKRMSKRVIFLSDMYLPESVIADLLARAGYDGYERLIVSSAVGKTKHSGALFHHTAQTLNILPRTILHLGDDPHSDHHQAWAAGWNAHLIPKISAHTVSPLPLPTPPEANRSSAESQALALIHQDYAPTEEGASFWEALGWRCAGLLYYGFAVWLLRRVQEDKVRRLFFLSRDGYILRQAFQLVVAAAGVDLPSTYLYASRRALNVPAIHDLSRDDLDFLVGGLGNVPLRMYLTRIGLDPTAPAVRWAIQRAGFPDDAHRITATDHVRLRALFTILETAIRALADAERPLAVRYLKENGFYDGGDPLGVVDVGWHGSMQGALGVLWRWQMGKNAAPLRGYYVGTFDTARYLPVRGYLCADGKPSSTQAVLRQGVEIIEFLLDAPHGSVLGYREGEGAAQPIFSKALSAPRHAAAEVVHAAGLAFVRQMLEAHGVVDLPAEAAFRPLAALISTPTPLAAQRLGVLPHTDSFGEGYLRPIAQPITPLRARLFPMDDVGAYQAAFWRPGYLAQISPRRRRFLERYGG from the coding sequence GTGCTGCCTGATCTCGCTCCCTATAGCATTCTCTCTTTGGATGTCTTTGATACCGCCCTGTGGCGGCGCGTACTTTCCCCAACGGATGTGTTTCCCCTTGCCGCCGAACGTGCCAACCTCCCCGGAGTAGCCCCCACGCGCTTTCGAGCGGCACGCATCGCGGCAGAGGCGGAAGCCCGTCGGCGGGCTTCCGATGAGATCACCTTGGATGCGATCTATGCCGTTTTGGGCGACGCTCTGCACCTTTCGCTACAGACGCTCAACACGCTGAAGGCAGCCGAAATTGAGACAGAACGCGCCCTCAGCCGCCCCAACCCGACGATCCTTGCCTTTTACGAACAGGCAAAACGGATGAGCAAACGGGTGATCTTCCTCTCCGATATGTACCTTCCAGAGTCGGTCATTGCCGATCTTCTGGCGCGGGCAGGCTATGACGGTTACGAGCGCTTGATTGTCTCTAGCGCGGTGGGCAAAACCAAACACAGTGGGGCGCTTTTTCACCACACCGCCCAAACGCTCAATATCCTGCCGAGGACGATCCTTCATCTTGGGGACGACCCGCACAGCGACCACCACCAAGCGTGGGCGGCGGGATGGAACGCCCACCTAATCCCCAAAATTAGCGCTCACACAGTCAGCCCGTTACCGCTGCCAACCCCGCCCGAAGCGAACCGCAGCAGCGCCGAATCACAGGCGTTGGCGTTGATCCATCAGGACTACGCCCCTACTGAGGAAGGAGCATCCTTTTGGGAGGCTCTGGGCTGGCGGTGCGCCGGGCTGCTCTATTATGGGTTTGCCGTGTGGCTGCTGCGCCGTGTTCAAGAGGATAAGGTAAGGCGGTTGTTTTTCCTCAGCCGCGATGGGTACATCCTTCGCCAAGCATTTCAGCTTGTCGTGGCGGCGGCGGGCGTCGATCTTCCCTCAACCTACCTCTACGCCTCGCGTCGGGCGCTGAATGTGCCAGCGATCCACGATTTGAGCCGCGACGACCTCGATTTTTTAGTCGGTGGGTTGGGAAATGTCCCTCTGCGGATGTACCTCACACGCATCGGGCTTGACCCGACAGCGCCCGCCGTTCGTTGGGCGATCCAGCGGGCGGGCTTCCCTGACGATGCGCACCGCATCACGGCGACAGATCATGTCCGGCTGCGGGCGCTGTTCACAATCCTAGAAACGGCGATTCGTGCGCTTGCCGATGCCGAACGTCCGCTTGCCGTGCGCTATTTGAAGGAAAACGGCTTCTATGATGGAGGTGATCCCCTCGGGGTGGTCGATGTGGGCTGGCATGGGTCGATGCAAGGGGCGTTAGGGGTACTCTGGCGCTGGCAGATGGGGAAAAACGCCGCTCCCCTTCGCGGCTATTACGTGGGGACGTTTGATACCGCCCGCTACCTTCCTGTGCGCGGCTACCTTTGCGCGGACGGGAAGCCAAGCAGTACACAGGCAGTCCTTCGGCAAGGGGTGGAGATCATCGAATTCTTGTTGGATGCCCCGCATGGCAGCGTTTTGGGCTACCGTGAGGGAGAAGGGGCGGCACAGCCTATCTTCAGCAAGGCGCTGTCCGCACCACGACACGCGGCGGCAGAGGTAGTGCACGCGGCGGGGTTGGCGTTCGTCCGTCAGATGCTTGAGGCGCACGGCGTCGTTGATCTTCCGGCGGAGGCGGCGTTTCGCCCCTTAGCGGCGTTGATCAGTACGCCAACACCCCTTGCCGCCCAACGGCTAGGGGTGTTGCCCCATACTGATAGCTTTGGGGAAGGATATCTTCGTCCCATAGCGCAACCCATAACACCCTTACGGGCAAGGCTTTTTCCCATGGACGATGTGGGGGCGTATCAGGCTGCTTTTTGGCGCCCGGGTTACCTTGCCCAAATCTCGCCCCGCCGTCGGCGCTTTTTAGAGCGTTACGGCGGGTGA
- the infA gene encoding translation initiation factor IF-1: MPKNDDSKIEVEGTVIETLPNAHFKVKLENGHELLAYLSGKMRKNYIRILLGDRVRVELSEYDVTRGRITFRFMRRGPSQDDQQP; the protein is encoded by the coding sequence ATGCCGAAAAACGATGATAGCAAGATAGAAGTTGAAGGGACCGTCATTGAAACCCTTCCTAACGCCCACTTCAAGGTGAAGTTGGAGAACGGTCACGAACTCTTGGCGTACCTTTCGGGGAAGATGCGCAAAAATTACATCCGCATCTTGCTAGGGGATCGGGTGCGCGTCGAACTCAGTGAGTATGACGTGACACGCGGGCGGATCACCTTCCGCTTCATGCGGCGCGGTCCAAGTCAAGACGACCAGCAGCCTTAA